A genome region from Sphingomonas sp. BGYR3 includes the following:
- a CDS encoding bestrophin family ion channel codes for MIISSTPRFSRIVRDVWKPLTVLAVWDIIVTVTYFVLPFRAPELPLTIFGTVLGLFIGFRDNSAYQRWWEGRILWGAMINASRSLSRSVIAFLPDEPEAARELKRSIVLRHIAYVHALRGQLRRLPENPDIDRILGPEEAAEARSFANPANALLTGNGRRIEEARRNGWIDTIQQTQIERVMVDISNAQGGMERIKNTPLPMQYRFFPAFFTRLFCVLLPIGLVETLGWATPVGSTLAGLMFLAALRIGDDLTDPFSNTEHDVPMTAMCTTIEIDLKQSIGDEPPPPVTPVKNVLW; via the coding sequence ATGATCATTTCCAGCACCCCGCGCTTCAGCCGCATCGTCCGCGACGTGTGGAAGCCGCTGACCGTGCTGGCGGTGTGGGACATCATCGTCACCGTCACCTATTTCGTGCTGCCGTTCCGAGCGCCCGAATTGCCGTTGACCATTTTCGGTACCGTGCTGGGCCTGTTCATCGGGTTTCGCGACAATTCCGCCTATCAGCGATGGTGGGAGGGGCGCATTTTGTGGGGGGCGATGATCAACGCATCGCGCAGCCTGTCGCGCAGCGTCATCGCGTTCCTGCCCGACGAACCGGAGGCGGCGCGCGAATTGAAGCGGTCGATCGTGCTGCGCCACATCGCCTATGTCCACGCGCTGCGCGGGCAATTGCGGCGGTTGCCCGAAAATCCCGATATCGACCGCATCCTGGGGCCGGAGGAAGCGGCCGAGGCGCGGTCCTTTGCCAACCCCGCCAACGCGCTGCTGACCGGCAATGGCCGCCGGATCGAGGAGGCGCGCCGCAACGGATGGATCGACACCATCCAGCAGACGCAGATCGAGCGGGTGATGGTCGATATCTCCAACGCGCAAGGCGGGATGGAGCGGATCAAGAACACCCCGCTGCCGATGCAGTACCGGTTTTTCCCGGCGTTTTTCACGCGCCTGTTCTGTGTCCTGTTGCCCATCGGCCTGGTCGAGACGCTGGGCTGGGCAACGCCCGTCGGATCGACGCTGGCGGGCCTGATGTTCCTGGCCGCGCTGCGCATCGGCGATGACCTGACCGATCCGTTCAGCAATACCGAGCATGACGTGCCGATGACCGCGATGTGTACGACGATCGAAATCGACCTGAAGCAATCCATCGGCGACGAGCCCCCCCCGCCGGTCACGCCGGTCAAGAATGTGCTGTGGTAA
- a CDS encoding lysine--tRNA ligase has product MTSIDQALRDAALVSKAWPYEEARKLLKRYPAEKGAPVLFETGYGPSGLPHIGTFNEVLRTTMVRRAFETLSDQPTRLIAFSDDMDGLRKVPDNVPNQEMLRAYIGHPLTKVPDPFEKYESFAHHNNAMLREFLDRFGFDYEFASSTDYYTSGRFDDALRQVLRQYDAIMGVMLPTLRAERQATYSPVLPISPKSGVVLQVPVEVVDAEAGIVRFTDDGDVIEQSILSGGAKLQWKVDWAMRWVALGVDYEMAGKDLIDSVTQSSKIARVLGARPPEGFNYEMFLDEKGEKISKSKGNGLSLEQWLTYGSDESLAFYIYREPKKAKALHMGVIPRAVDDYWQFAGNYDAQPVEQRLGNPVHHIHNGPPPVAALPVTFGLILNLVGVMGAGATREQVWGYLGNYVADATPESHPALDELIGKALAYNRDFVAPTLVRRAPEGVEVDALRRLDAVLATLPADASAEDIQNEVYEIGKTGGFENLRDWFKALYETLLGSSQGPRMGSFIALYGIDNSRTLIAEALAKA; this is encoded by the coding sequence ATGACCAGCATCGATCAGGCACTGCGCGACGCCGCGCTCGTTTCAAAGGCATGGCCCTATGAAGAGGCGCGCAAGCTTCTGAAACGCTATCCGGCGGAAAAGGGCGCACCGGTGCTGTTCGAAACCGGCTATGGTCCGTCGGGCCTGCCGCATATCGGCACGTTCAACGAAGTGCTGCGCACCACCATGGTCCGCCGCGCCTTCGAAACCCTGTCGGATCAGCCGACGCGCCTGATCGCGTTTTCGGACGACATGGACGGTTTGCGCAAGGTGCCGGACAATGTGCCCAATCAGGAGATGCTCCGGGCCTATATCGGCCATCCGCTGACCAAGGTGCCCGATCCGTTCGAAAAGTACGAAAGCTTCGCCCATCACAACAATGCGATGCTGCGCGAATTTCTCGACCGCTTCGGCTTTGATTACGAATTCGCCTCCTCCACCGATTACTACACCTCCGGCCGGTTCGACGATGCCCTGCGCCAGGTACTGCGCCAGTATGACGCGATCATGGGCGTGATGCTGCCGACGCTGCGCGCCGAACGTCAGGCGACCTATTCCCCCGTCCTGCCGATCAGCCCGAAATCGGGCGTGGTGCTGCAGGTGCCGGTCGAGGTCGTGGATGCAGAGGCGGGGATCGTCCGCTTCACCGACGACGGGGATGTGATCGAACAATCGATCCTGTCCGGCGGGGCGAAACTGCAATGGAAGGTCGATTGGGCCATGCGCTGGGTCGCGCTGGGCGTCGATTATGAAATGGCGGGCAAGGATCTGATCGATTCGGTCACCCAGTCGTCAAAGATCGCCCGCGTCCTTGGCGCCCGCCCGCCCGAAGGCTTCAATTACGAGATGTTCCTGGATGAAAAGGGGGAAAAGATCTCGAAGTCCAAGGGCAATGGCCTCAGCCTGGAACAATGGCTGACTTATGGCTCGGACGAAAGCCTCGCCTTCTACATCTATCGCGAACCGAAAAAGGCCAAGGCGCTGCACATGGGCGTCATCCCCCGCGCAGTGGACGATTACTGGCAGTTTGCGGGCAATTATGATGCCCAGCCGGTCGAACAGCGGCTCGGCAATCCGGTGCACCACATTCACAACGGCCCGCCGCCGGTCGCGGCGCTGCCCGTCACCTTTGGCCTGATCCTCAATCTGGTCGGCGTGATGGGCGCGGGCGCGACGCGGGAACAGGTCTGGGGCTATCTCGGCAACTACGTCGCCGACGCCACGCCCGAAAGCCACCCGGCGCTGGACGAACTGATCGGCAAGGCGCTGGCCTATAACCGCGACTTCGTTGCCCCTACCCTGGTCCGCCGCGCGCCAGAGGGGGTGGAGGTGGACGCCCTGCGCCGTCTCGACGCGGTGCTCGCCACGCTGCCCGCCGATGCCAGTGCCGAGGATATCCAGAACGAGGTCTATGAAATCGGCAAGACCGGCGGCTTCGAAAACCTGCGCGACTGGTTCAAGGCGCTGTACGAAACCCTGCTCGGCTCCAGCCAGGGACCGCGCATGGGCAGCTTCATTGCGCTTTACGGGATCGACAACAGCCGCACCCTGATCGCGGAGGCGCTGGCAAAGGCCTGA